ATgcaattacaaataaaaaatgttccttACTGCTCCATTTCTGTAGGTGATGTACTGAAGCATCTGGGTTCTCTCCAATGACCTAAATGGGAAAACAGTTATAATGAAAGTACATAGACAGCCTGGCTGTTAACAATTGTCATACTTTTTAACATCCTAGTCAACCAACTCACTTTTCTTAATCAGTTGTTCTTGTGGAAGCATGCCAGCACAAAGTTTTCCAAGGTCATTTGCCGCTAGCGGAGCACAGATTTGAATGTTCAAAGCAGAGCTGGAGTAGTTGTCGGTTATGATTTTAACAAGGGGATCTTTCTGGTCGTCACAtgtctcctgctcctccaggcTCTTCAGGTTGTCGTAAAGCTGTCGAGGGGAGAAGTCACCTTCTTTAGGACTCTCAGGAGATGCAGAGGCAGATTCTCTCTCGTAGGATGGAGACTGACTCATGTTTTAAGAAACGTGATATGTCAACTGAAGCTAAATCTCTAGAGGACACTCTCTGAATATTACGCTGTTCCATTTGTATcatttctttgttattgttcaAGTGCAGTTGCCCGGCAGTAGTTTGGCATCAGACTCATGTACATCCAAAATTTTATATAATTGCAGAAGACTTTTTTCATGTTCCCATTACATTCACTAATGATGACTTGTAAGATTAGTGATAAAGACTcaagcaaaagaaaatcatcTCTTCACTAAAATagacatttagatttttctacatttagatttaaatttGGAAGTTTTTTGTCCAACTAGATGCATCCAACGTTTTGGTGATAAGAGTGGAAAACAACTGTAACATTATATCCCTACTAAAGCCTAGAAAATGATCTCACTCTGTGATAACAGACAGTACACTTCAACGCCATCCTTTCATTGAGAGTGATGCATCAAGGGATGTAATTACAGTCACTACTGACAGATCGATGACTAATGCTGACAACAATACCTTAGTCTATAAAACCCTGATTTCCCTCTGCTGGGTTCTAACATTCACAGCAGGCGCTGCAATAAAGGAGCAGTATAGCAGTCCTTTGTGTTGGACATACAGCCTACTTTGTAGGTATTACAGAGAGTAATTTCATAcagggtttgtgtgtttgcatctaAAGGTAAGCTGGAATAATTCAATGTACCTTATTATATCAGTGCTTTCTATATACTGTTGTCTTTTGATCAGTGAATTAAATTAATCCTTTTCCTCACCTGAATACTTTGAATCAAATCTCAAGGCTGAGATGCTGtgctaattattttcactcccaTTGTTTCCTCAGGGctggggaaaaaacatttcagggCCTTTTGAGGAAATCATCAACAATGTGGACTGttgctcttgttttttgtttggcaAATATTCTCATTGGAGGAGAGGCCAGTGATCAGCATTCAGAACCGTTCCCTGTAATTGAACCTTCTGAAACGGCCTCCCCTGGTCTCTTAATCCTGGCAAAACAGAACCCCAACAGCTCAATTCATCCACCTCAAGTAGGGCAAAAAACACCACACCACCCTATGTGCTTGGAGTCAGCTGGAATCAGAGATGCCTTCAAATATGTCCATACGCtggtctctgttgttgtttttgttattggaATAGTGGGAAATTCAGCCTTACTGAAGATCATATATGTAAACAAATGCATGAGAAGTGGGCCAAACATTCTCATTGCGAGTCTTGCTTTGGGGGATCTGATCCACATTGTGATAGACATTCCAATCAACTCATACAGGGTGAGTTAACTGTTAACCTTGCACTGTGTTGCAAttacaatgtgaaaacaatgttgCACCTTATTCTGCTCTCTGCCCTCTTTATCCATTTTAAAACTTCAATCTCACCTTGAAGTGATTGTTAGTCTGTTTTGTTTCCActgaaaattgtcttttttttctcttttttctacAGCTCATGGCAGAAGATTGGCCATTTGGTTTGTTGCTGTGCAAACTTGTCCCCTTCATACAGAAAACATCTGTTGGAATTACTGTGTTGAGCTTATGTGCTTTGAGTGTTGACAGGTACAGAGATAAGTTGCACTGTCCTGTGCCCTACAAGAAAATAGTGTTTTCTGGCTACTATCTGTATTTCACCAAGCAGACAGATTTGTTTAGTATTAGCCCTTGAAATGTTCTTTAACTAAAAAATTTATTATTGTTCCAGACAATCCCCCAAGCCACAACATTTCCCAATTGATTTTACAGATACCGAGCTGTAGTATCCTGGAATCGAATCAAAGGCATCGGGGTTCCAGTGTGGACAGCAATCGAAATAACTCTGATATGGGTTATTTCTATCCTGCTGGCTGTGCCTGAAGTTGTCGGCTTTGATATGATAACAATGAACTATAAAGACAAGCATCTGAGAATATGTCTGCTTCATCCCATGCAAACCACTCCGTTCATGCAGGTAATGTAATAGTCTCCAGCCAGCGCAACAGGATAGAACAAACAGATCAAcatgtgtttgatttgtcttttCATATCCAGCATACAGCAACATTTATAAGTgttgacaggaaatgaaatgcaCAAAGGCTCTAATATTACTTATCATAACTCTGTCTAACAGATGCCCACATATTCTTGTAGACGTCCTTGTAAACCTATGTCTTGGATATTGTTTTATGCATGCTGTTACATAGCAACAACGGCACATCATGTCATCTGTAGCACTGACTGACTGTGGGCCTCTGTCATGTTTAATCAACAGTTTTATAAATCAGTAAAGGACTGGTGGCTGTTTGGATTCTATTTTTGCATGCCACTGGCTTGGACTGCCGTCTTCTACACACTCATGGCAAGGAAAATGCTGAAGAATACTGAGAATACATTAAGCGACCACACCAAGCAggttattacttttttgaaaatTTTGCAACTTTTAACTTTTGCACAAATCTCATATTTTGGGCATAACATCCAGCTCGATATtgacaatattttctttttttaagagacGAGAAGTCGCAAAAACCGTCTTCTGCCTGGTGATTGTCTTTGCATTTTGTTGGTTACCTCTATACCTAAGCAGAATCTTGAAATCAACCATATATGATGAGAAAGATCCTAAGAGGTGTCAGTTACTGAGGTGAGCCTGCAGGattaccttttttctttgttctttacCTGTTCTGTGCTCTTTTGTCTAATTAGTACCTAATGTTCACCTTCATTTTTCAGTGTCTTTCTTGTGCTGGATTATTTTGGCATTACGATGGCATCACTCAACTCGTGCATCAACCCCATCGCATTGTACACAGTCAGCAAGAGATTTAAAAGCTGTTTCAAGGTAAGATATGCTGTCatggacatttttgtttttccagatgtTCCTATGTAGGGTCTATTCACTGCTCTTCAGGGGCGAAGCATTGTGATCCACATCGGATGAGCTATCATATGTGTCATCAGGGCCATATGGAGTCATGTCTACAAAATGCCCAGACTGGAGCAAGCAATGACCCGAGGGGGTAATAAGTGAAAATGGTCTGGAAAAAAAGCttgtcagaagaaaaaaaacagacacttgGCAATCTACCAGACAGTTTGTCACTGAATTAGAGTGATGTGttgtgaggaagaagaaaacataGCTTCAAGGCAATTTccaagaaaacatttctttaaaagccTTTATTGTATTACTAGCTCAGAAGGACATGTCTaaatttgtttgtctgtctttggGTTTGTGCACACTGTGGCGCATGAAGAACAACTCTTCCTCTGCAATAATGGTttttatatcactttttttacatttgtagtgtttttccttttaacatatcactttttttttaattaaaggcaATCCAACTTGAGATTGCTTTCAATGGataaaaaaaccaacagctTTCTATTACACCCTCTCCTTATCAAAGTAccaaggcttttattgtggGTCATTATTCAAAAAATACAAGTTGGCAAAACTGCATTCCCCTCAGATTATACCATGAataccacacacactgtaatgtgccATTTTCTCCACTTAAAGCTGATggtaaatgtttgttgttttctctgaccaaatgtttgtgtgtggtccTTCAGGCATGTCTGTGCAGTCAGTGTCTACCTCTTCAAGCTGTTACCCATGATGAGGCGCAGTCTGTTTTGAAGTCCAGAATGCAGGATCAAGCCTCAGAGCAGAGCTGCAACATCAAAGCTCACGAACCGACTTCCACACCTATACCTGAGAAAACCTTACCTTGTTAACAAAACACggtatttctttattaaatatatatatatatatatatatatatatatatatatatatatatatggttaacAATACCATTCTATCTGTAGCTTAGCAACCATGACATGCCATCCCGATAATGCAAAATACCTTGTGAATAACAGGCAGCACTGTCTTTTGTACTGCTGTCGTCAGTTGAACATCTGCTTTGGTATGAGCTGGATTCAGACTGTTTGCCCCCGGGTcttgactcactcccaaccatTACATCAGATTTTACCTAGTACCTATCCTGTATCGCAGTTTTC
The Anoplopoma fimbria isolate UVic2021 breed Golden Eagle Sablefish chromosome 16, Afim_UVic_2022, whole genome shotgun sequence genome window above contains:
- the ednrbb gene encoding endothelin receptor type B, with the translated sequence MWTVALVFCLANILIGGEASDQHSEPFPVIEPSETASPGLLILAKQNPNSSIHPPQVGQKTPHHPMCLESAGIRDAFKYVHTLVSVVVFVIGIVGNSALLKIIYVNKCMRSGPNILIASLALGDLIHIVIDIPINSYRLMAEDWPFGLLLCKLVPFIQKTSVGITVLSLCALSVDRYRAVVSWNRIKGIGVPVWTAIEITLIWVISILLAVPEVVGFDMITMNYKDKHLRICLLHPMQTTPFMQFYKSVKDWWLFGFYFCMPLAWTAVFYTLMARKMLKNTENTLSDHTKQRREVAKTVFCLVIVFAFCWLPLYLSRILKSTIYDEKDPKRCQLLSVFLVLDYFGITMASLNSCINPIALYTVSKRFKSCFKACLCSQCLPLQAVTHDEAQSVLKSRMQDQASEQSCNIKAHEPTSTPIPEKTLPC